From the genome of Candidatus Nitrosocosmicus oleophilus, one region includes:
- a CDS encoding MscL family protein produces MSSDDLKKDESTEEVLIVKKTLAQEFFHFLKTFGIIGLAIAFVIGQAASGLVTSFVDDIINPLIGLFIPAGNLDAVSIQVPNISGGTTEFRIGHLISSIIDFAIIALVVFLAYKQLLRFKLVDDKDIPVKK; encoded by the coding sequence TTGAGTAGTGACGATTTAAAAAAGGACGAATCAACTGAGGAAGTATTAATTGTAAAAAAAACACTTGCTCAAGAATTTTTTCATTTTCTAAAAACATTTGGCATAATTGGGTTAGCAATAGCTTTTGTTATAGGTCAGGCTGCTTCTGGGCTAGTGACTTCCTTCGTAGATGACATCATAAATCCACTTATTGGATTATTTATACCTGCAGGAAATCTCGATGCAGTGTCTATACAGGTACCAAATATATCAGGTGGGACTACAGAGTTTAGAATTGGACATCTTATATCCAGTATTATTGACTTTGCGATAATCGCTCTGGTGGTATTTCTTGCATATAAACAACTATTGCGATTCAAACTGGTTGATGATAAAGATATACCCGTGAAAAAATAA
- a CDS encoding alpha/beta hydrolase family protein, which yields MKNRNLTLDLDNGIFTNAQLSYPAIGKGPNPAVLLVPGGGPADMNYTAGENAKLFWQIGQFLSERGFVVLKYDKRGIGENNTIINNNLWGKLTYNDPKQDAKKAVNVLMQQPEVNSTKISLIGHSEGGEIVTRLAADNPTTKFDNIILMAPRIENPRDQIYYGFVGFPVEYAKIVLDKNHNGSFSLQEVLQDQIFQSMVGGNTSLILSPTITDNTSTELSKSVSNISKDRYVNILTEFKPVLEKRMEKSFEGTKYENPMAGPCPIYLGSIVNLSSTLSILDNVSSSTDILILHGQNDPGSRVQLAFLLEQKLSELNHPDPHSDNLSRPRTSFLSFKSMDNRKWTHT from the coding sequence GTGAAAAATAGAAATCTAACTCTGGATCTTGACAATGGAATCTTCACAAATGCTCAGCTATCTTATCCCGCAATAGGTAAAGGACCAAATCCGGCCGTTCTCCTTGTTCCTGGGGGAGGACCAGCGGATATGAACTACACTGCAGGCGAGAACGCTAAACTATTTTGGCAAATTGGACAATTTTTATCAGAAAGGGGGTTTGTCGTTCTTAAATACGATAAGAGGGGTATAGGCGAAAATAACACAATTATTAACAATAATTTATGGGGAAAATTAACATACAATGATCCAAAGCAAGATGCAAAGAAAGCTGTAAATGTGCTAATGCAACAACCCGAAGTTAATAGCACTAAGATAAGCTTAATTGGACATAGTGAGGGAGGTGAAATTGTTACAAGACTTGCGGCAGATAATCCAACTACTAAATTTGACAACATTATCCTTATGGCTCCAAGAATTGAGAACCCAAGGGATCAGATATACTATGGGTTTGTTGGATTCCCAGTTGAATACGCTAAGATAGTATTAGATAAGAATCATAATGGATCTTTTTCGTTGCAGGAAGTATTACAAGATCAAATATTCCAAAGTATGGTTGGCGGAAATACCAGTTTAATTCTCTCTCCGACTATCACAGATAATACCAGTACTGAACTTTCAAAATCGGTATCCAATATTAGTAAAGATCGATATGTAAATATCCTTACCGAATTTAAACCGGTTCTTGAGAAGAGAATGGAAAAGTCATTTGAAGGAACAAAATACGAAAATCCCATGGCAGGACCCTGTCCCATTTATTTAGGTTCGATTGTTAATTTAAGTTCAACCTTAAGTATCTTAGATAATGTATCCTCATCTACTGACATTCTAATTCTCCATGGACAAAACGATCCAGGAAGTCGGGTTCAACTAGCATTTCTTCTAGAACAAAAGTTATCTGAATTGAATCACCCTGATCCACATTCTGATAACTTATCCAGACCTAGGACATCATTTCTATCCTTCAAGTCGATGGACAACAGAAAGTGGACCCATACCTGA
- a CDS encoding CHRD domain-containing protein, with protein MKQDRNKFVKIPSTKFVVAVTLCFSLLVIITVTNMMSPSSIKFPTFALAQGQQNFTANLTGQDVVPPSNSKASGTSEFTLNSDGMSMNYEVYVKDIDGVTLAQIYQGQEDGNGPALSTLIRFKDITPSGPVNGLLTQGMITADNLQGPLIGKQVSDLAELMENNNTYVEIQTTENPNGEIRGQIGK; from the coding sequence ATGAAACAAGATCGCAATAAATTTGTGAAAATACCGAGTACCAAGTTTGTAGTTGCAGTTACATTGTGTTTTAGTCTTTTAGTTATCATAACTGTAACAAATATGATGTCGCCATCATCTATCAAATTTCCAACTTTTGCATTAGCACAAGGGCAACAAAATTTTACCGCAAACCTTACCGGACAGGATGTGGTTCCACCATCAAATTCTAAAGCTTCTGGTACTTCTGAGTTTACTCTTAATAGCGATGGAATGAGCATGAATTACGAAGTTTACGTTAAGGATATAGATGGTGTCACGCTTGCTCAAATATATCAAGGTCAAGAAGATGGAAATGGTCCCGCTTTATCAACGCTCATACGATTCAAAGATATAACGCCCAGTGGTCCAGTGAATGGACTATTAACACAAGGAATGATAACAGCCGATAATCTTCAAGGACCACTAATTGGAAAACAAGTCTCTGATCTGGCTGAACTTATGGAAAATAACAATACATACGTAGAAATCCAGACCACAGAGAATCCTAATGGAGAAATTAGAGGACAAATAGGAAAATAA
- a CDS encoding alpha/beta hydrolase family protein, whose protein sequence is MFSAVTLCFLSSSLALTINGQSELQTTKYRNMIIDLGNGLETNARLNLPVIGDGPYPAVLLVPGSGRTDMNETGGYIRIDNSTGSLVYPSARPFYDIAEFLSERGFAVLQYDKRGIGANATILDDNVWGNTTFDDLAQDAQKALDILLNQPEVDPSKVVLIGHSEGTTIVPRIAINNSDKVGAIVLMGTLAQNLKEIGHDQVMVPVLYAQQVLDHDHNGLISLKEASEDHVFSSLVGNLTSVLAQNLPLANGTGATGEQMGRQYDKNNDTLISIKDELKPMQIDKLNSFSSVIPGEKCDGLTGPCPIWLNSQFALESNLYIISKVPSNVSILILQGENDSDTPIQQALLLQQKLAELRHPDHALITYPNLGHLFYPSSQWVTNVGGPVEKKVLEDLFEWISDPVRNFK, encoded by the coding sequence ATGTTTTCTGCTGTAACTTTATGTTTCTTGTCTAGTAGTCTAGCTCTCACAATTAATGGTCAATCAGAACTACAGACAACAAAATATAGAAATATGATAATAGATTTGGGTAATGGATTAGAGACTAATGCAAGATTAAATCTACCAGTTATTGGTGACGGTCCATACCCTGCTGTTCTTTTAGTACCGGGCTCTGGGAGGACAGATATGAATGAAACAGGTGGTTACATTCGTATAGACAACAGCACAGGCTCTTTAGTTTACCCATCTGCTAGGCCATTCTACGATATAGCTGAATTTCTTTCAGAAAGAGGTTTCGCAGTTTTGCAATATGACAAGAGAGGTATAGGTGCGAATGCGACAATTTTAGATGACAATGTATGGGGAAACACAACATTTGATGATCTAGCACAAGATGCTCAGAAAGCATTGGATATCCTCCTAAATCAACCAGAAGTTGACCCTAGCAAAGTGGTTTTGATTGGACATAGTGAGGGTACTACAATTGTACCAAGAATAGCAATCAACAATTCAGATAAAGTGGGTGCAATTGTACTTATGGGCACCTTAGCCCAAAATTTGAAAGAAATAGGGCACGACCAGGTGATGGTCCCTGTGCTGTACGCTCAACAGGTTTTAGATCATGACCATAATGGTTTGATTTCATTAAAAGAGGCTTCTGAGGATCATGTTTTCAGTTCCCTAGTTGGAAACCTTACCTCAGTTCTTGCTCAAAATCTTCCATTGGCAAATGGAACAGGAGCAACAGGGGAACAGATGGGTCGCCAATATGATAAGAATAACGATACTCTAATAAGTATAAAAGATGAGCTCAAACCAATGCAAATAGACAAACTCAACTCTTTTTCGTCTGTGATCCCAGGTGAAAAATGCGACGGCTTAACTGGCCCCTGTCCTATTTGGCTTAATTCACAATTCGCTTTGGAATCTAACTTATATATCATAAGCAAAGTTCCATCTAATGTTTCTATTTTGATTCTTCAGGGAGAGAATGATTCAGACACACCTATACAACAAGCATTGCTATTACAACAAAAACTTGCAGAACTTAGACATCCTGATCATGCATTGATTACATATCCAAACCTTGGACATCTATTTTATCCATCCTCGCAATGGGTTACCAATGTCGGAGGACCAGTAGAAAAAAAGGTTCTGGAAGATCTCTTTGAATGGATTTCAGACCCTGTTAGAAACTTTAAGTAG